CGACACAGAGGACGCCAAGCGCCACGGAAACGAGCATCGGCAGGCGGAGTGCCGCAATGGCGGTGACCGCGCAGGCGATTGATTCCGCAATACCGGTGGCAAAGGCGGTCGGCGCGACGACCGCCATCAGAACCGCAGGCGGAATGGATTCGATCACCTTTCGGCGGCTTTTTTCAAAGGACACATGCCACACGAGCACAAGGCCGCTCAGGCGCGTGAGCACCGTCGCCGCTGCCATGGCGATGATCGCGACGAGGGTGGAGAAATCGACTGTCATTGCGTCACCTCCGCGCGCCGGCTGCCGCTGGCGACCGCCGCAAGCA
Above is a window of Rhizobium etli 8C-3 DNA encoding:
- a CDS encoding AzlD family protein, which encodes MTVDFSTLVAIIAMAAATVLTRLSGLVLVWHVSFEKSRRKVIESIPPAVLMAVVAPTAFATGIAESIACAVTAIAALRLPMLVSVALGVLCVALLRAATGE